The proteins below are encoded in one region of Cololabis saira isolate AMF1-May2022 chromosome 13, fColSai1.1, whole genome shotgun sequence:
- the dmap1 gene encoding DNA methyltransferase 1-associated protein 1, protein MGTGADVRDILELGGGENDGPISKKDLINSDKKKSKKATETLTFKRPEGMHREVYALLYSDKKDAPPLLPSDTTQGYRTVKAKLGCKKVRPWKWMPFTNPARRDGAIFHHWRRVAEEGKDYPFARFNKTVQIPVYSEQEYQMYLHDDGWTKAETDHLFDLCKRFDLRFIVVHDRYDYQQYRKRSVEDLKERYYSICGKLTKARAASGTEPKIYVFDAAHERRRKEQLEKLFNRTPEQVAEEEYLIQELRKIENRKKEREKKAQDLQKLIKAADTNTELRRAEKRVSKKKLPQKRETEKPAVPETAGIKFPDFKSAGVTLRSQRMKLPSSVGQKKIKAIEQILVEQGVDLNPMPTEEIVQMFNELRSDLVLLYELKQAHSNCEYEQQMLRHRYEALLKAGSGPGCGGITGAGLATAPLGGELNAINSTTSSTPGAEAQCWPNTDDIKVEAKEQIIDVVGAPLTPNSRKRRESASSSSSVKKVKKP, encoded by the exons ATGGGAACTGGTGCAGATGTTAGGGATATTCTTGAACTGGGTGGAGGGGAAAATGACGGTCCCATCAGTAAAAAAGACCTCATCAACTCAGATAAG AAAAAATCCAAGAAGGCCACAGAGACGCTGACCTTCAAGAGACCAGAAGGAATGCACAGAGAGGTCTATGCTCTGCTCTATTCAGATAAGAA GGATGCACCGCCTTTGCTGCCTAGCGACACGACTCAGGGTTATAGGACTGTCAAAGCCAAACTGGGCTGTAAAAAGGTCCGTCCATGGAAGTGGATGCCGTTCACGAATCCAGCACGCAGGGATGGAGCCATATTCCACCACTGGAGGCGGGTGGCAGAAGAGGGCAAGGACTATCCTTTCGCTCGCTTTAATAAG ACAGTGCAAATACCAGTGTACTCGGAGCAGGAGTATCAGATGTATCTCCATGACGATGGCTGGACTAAAGCGGAAACAGACCACCTGTTTGACTTGTGCAAACGCTTCGACCTACGCTTCATAGTTGTGCATGACCGCTATGACTACCAACAATACAGA AAGCGCTCCGTGGAGGACCTGAAAGAAAGATATTATAGTATTTGTGGTAAGCTGACGAAGGCTCGTGCAGCATCTGGGACAGAACCAAAAATCTACGTCTTTGATGCTGCCCACGAAAGGAGACGCAAGGAGCAACTGGAGAAGCTTTTCAATCGCACACCTGAACAA GTGGCAGAAGAGGAGTATCTTATTCAGGAGCTAAGAAAGATAGAGAATAGGAAGAAGGAGCGTGAGAAAAAAGCCCAGGACTTGCAGAAACTCATTAAAGCAGCTGATACAAATACGGAGTTAAGGCGAGCTGAAAAGAGGGTTTCCAAGAAGAAACTTCCACAAAAAAGAGAAACGGAAAAACCG gCCGTTCCAGAGACAGCTGGCATCAAGTTCCCCGACTTCAAATCGGCAGGTGTGACGCTGCGCAGTCAGAGG ATGAAACTTCCAAGCTCGGTTGGCCAGAAAAAAATCAAGGCCATTGAGCAGATCCTGGTAGAGCAAGGAGTGG ATCTCAATCCCATGCCCACAGAGGAGATTGTACAGATGTTCAATGAACTTCGAAGTGACCTGGTGCTGCTGTATGAACTCAAGCAGGCCCACAGCAACTGTGAGTATGAACAACAGATGCTGCGCCATCGCTATGAGGCCTTGCTGAAGGCTGGCAGCGGACCGGGTTGTGGAGGAATTACAGGGGCAGGACTGGCCACCGCACCACTGGGAGGGGAGCTCAATGCTATAAACAGTACTACATCATCCACCCCAGGGGCGGAAGCTCAGTGTTGGCCCAATACAGATGATATCAAGGTGGAAGCCAAAGAGCAGATCATTGATGTTGTAGGAGCACCGCTTACCCCCAACTCG CGCAAAAGGAGAGAATCAGCATCCAGCTCATCTTCCGTGAAAAAGGTGAAGAAGCCTTGa